A window from Hymenobacter volaticus encodes these proteins:
- a CDS encoding sensor histidine kinase, with translation MSSSLTIADFSVIPVLADLPTETLEWLIAHGERRDYAAGQSIQQPGDPAEYMVALLTGGVQFYALRNGNREPIFRVEAGQISGVLPYSRLQTIKGWSVAVGPTTVFALHRNLFPELERVSPELVQRLVGIMSDRARNEARGQERDEKLRALGKLSAGLAHELNNPAAAIVRAAEALASRLHEAPMQFGDLVCHCPEPAALATLTALAATPPPVGPPLSGLARADREDELIDWLDTQEVNDSYSLATGLLDAGLAPAQLEAATAALPALARAPALTWLSTQLTMLRLIQDVQEAGGRISTLVGNVKTYSHMDRAGGFAPLDVHASLESTINMLAYQIREKNLSLVRDYAPQLPLVSGQVSSLNQVWTNLLDNAIDALPTGGEITLRTRFEGENIQVFVIDNGPGIPADILPRILDPFFTTKPAGEGTGLGLDIALRIVENHGGKLEVHSEPHHTEFCVWLPVGVSE, from the coding sequence ATGTCTTCCTCACTGACTATTGCCGACTTTTCCGTTATACCAGTACTGGCCGATTTGCCGACCGAAACGCTGGAGTGGCTGATTGCGCACGGCGAGCGGCGGGACTATGCGGCGGGGCAAAGTATCCAGCAACCCGGCGACCCCGCCGAATACATGGTGGCGCTGCTGACTGGCGGAGTTCAGTTCTATGCCTTGCGCAACGGCAACCGGGAGCCGATTTTTCGGGTGGAGGCCGGCCAAATCAGTGGGGTGCTGCCCTACTCACGGCTGCAAACCATTAAGGGATGGAGCGTAGCAGTAGGACCAACCACCGTATTTGCATTACACCGAAACTTGTTCCCGGAACTAGAGCGGGTGAGCCCAGAGCTAGTACAACGGCTGGTAGGCATAATGAGCGACCGGGCCCGCAACGAAGCACGCGGGCAAGAGCGCGACGAAAAACTGCGTGCGCTCGGCAAGCTGTCGGCGGGTTTGGCGCACGAACTCAACAATCCGGCGGCAGCTATTGTGCGGGCGGCGGAGGCCTTGGCAAGTCGGTTGCACGAAGCACCTATGCAATTCGGCGACTTGGTGTGCCATTGCCCGGAGCCAGCAGCCTTAGCAACGCTTACTGCGCTAGCCGCCACCCCGCCACCCGTTGGGCCGCCACTATCGGGGCTAGCCCGCGCCGACCGCGAAGACGAACTGATCGACTGGCTGGATACGCAGGAGGTAAACGATTCGTACTCACTAGCTACTGGTCTGCTGGATGCGGGTTTAGCACCAGCGCAACTCGAAGCCGCCACCGCCGCGCTGCCTGCCCTTGCCCGGGCCCCCGCCCTTACCTGGCTCTCCACCCAACTTACTATGCTGCGGCTCATCCAGGATGTGCAAGAAGCTGGCGGGCGTATCAGTACGCTGGTCGGCAATGTGAAAACGTACTCCCATATGGACCGCGCTGGTGGTTTCGCTCCTCTCGACGTGCATGCGAGCCTGGAAAGCACCATCAACATGTTGGCCTACCAGATTCGCGAGAAAAACCTGAGCCTTGTGCGCGATTACGCTCCGCAGTTGCCGCTAGTGAGTGGCCAAGTCAGCAGCCTCAACCAAGTATGGACCAACCTACTCGATAACGCCATAGACGCCTTGCCCACAGGCGGCGAAATCACGCTGCGTACCCGGTTTGAGGGTGAGAACATTCAGGTGTTTGTCATCGACAATGGGCCTGGCATCCCCGCCGACATTCTGCCCCGCATCCTGGACCCGTTCTTTACCACTAAACCCGCCGGCGAGGGCACTGGCCTTGGCCTCGACATTGCCTTGCGCATTGTGGAAAACCATGGTGGCAAGCTAGAAGTCCATTCCGAGCCTCACCACACCGAGTTTTGTGTTTGGCTGCCAGTAGGAGTCTCGGAGTAA
- the radA gene encoding DNA repair protein RadA, which translates to MAKLKTLYFCQNCGAQSAKWIGRCPSCGEWNTYVEEVIQKEETTAANAWKASTSVGGTSKAAKPRVISDILFEEEPRMLTQDGELDRVLGGGLVPGSLVLIGGEPGIGKSTLMLQIAMTLRQLKVLYVSGEESEQQIKMRAERLGEQHPGCYILTETNTQNIFKQIDQLQPNVVIVDSIQTLHSGLVESGAGSVSQVRECTQELLKYAKETGVPVLLIGHITKDGSIAGPKILEHMVDTVLQFEGDRHLSYRILRTIKNRFGSTSELGIYEMQGTGLRQVSNPSEILLSQRTESLSGMAIGATLEGNRPLLVEVQALVTPATYGTPQRSSTGFDAKRLNMLLAVLEKRSGLRLGQHDVFLNIAGGLRLDDPALDLAVCAAVVSSLNDLPIRGEICLAAEVGLSGEIRAVSRLDQRLSEAEKLGFAEMYISQFNARGLDLSRYGIRVQPASRLDAVLEGLFG; encoded by the coding sequence ATGGCCAAGCTTAAGACCTTATACTTCTGCCAAAACTGCGGTGCTCAATCAGCGAAATGGATTGGCCGCTGCCCTAGCTGCGGCGAATGGAACACCTACGTCGAAGAAGTTATCCAGAAAGAAGAAACCACGGCGGCCAATGCCTGGAAAGCCAGCACCAGCGTGGGCGGCACCAGCAAAGCCGCCAAGCCCCGCGTCATTTCCGACATTCTATTTGAAGAAGAGCCCCGCATGCTTACCCAAGACGGTGAGCTAGATCGGGTGCTCGGCGGCGGACTAGTACCTGGTTCGCTGGTTCTGATTGGTGGCGAACCGGGCATTGGCAAAAGCACGCTCATGTTGCAGATTGCCATGACCTTGCGTCAACTCAAGGTGCTCTACGTGTCGGGCGAGGAAAGTGAGCAGCAAATCAAGATGCGGGCCGAGCGGCTCGGTGAGCAACACCCCGGCTGCTATATCCTCACCGAAACCAACACCCAGAACATCTTCAAGCAAATCGACCAACTTCAGCCCAACGTGGTCATCGTCGATTCCATTCAGACGCTGCACTCTGGGCTAGTAGAAAGTGGCGCGGGCTCGGTGAGCCAAGTGCGCGAATGCACGCAGGAGTTGCTGAAGTACGCCAAGGAAACTGGTGTGCCAGTGCTGCTCATCGGCCATATCACCAAAGACGGTTCTATTGCGGGCCCCAAAATTCTGGAGCACATGGTGGACACCGTGTTGCAGTTCGAGGGCGACCGGCACCTGAGCTACCGTATTCTGCGCACTATCAAAAACCGCTTCGGCTCCACCTCGGAGCTGGGTATCTACGAGATGCAAGGCACTGGTCTGCGGCAGGTCAGCAACCCGAGCGAAATTCTACTCAGCCAGCGCACCGAGAGCTTGAGTGGCATGGCCATTGGGGCCACGCTGGAAGGCAACCGCCCGCTGTTGGTGGAAGTGCAGGCACTCGTGACGCCCGCCACCTACGGCACCCCGCAGCGGAGCTCCACCGGCTTCGATGCTAAGCGCTTGAACATGTTGCTCGCCGTGCTCGAAAAGCGTAGCGGTTTGCGCCTTGGTCAGCACGACGTGTTCCTGAACATTGCTGGCGGTTTGCGCCTCGACGACCCTGCCCTCGACTTGGCAGTATGCGCGGCCGTTGTAAGTAGCCTCAACGATTTGCCAATTCGCGGCGAAATATGTTTGGCTGCCGAAGTGGGACTAAGTGGCGAAATCCGGGCGGTAAGCCGGCTCGACCAACGATTGAGCGAAGCCGAAAAACTTGGCTTCGCCGAAATGTACATTTCCCAATTTAATGCTCGGGGCCTAGATCTATCTCGTTATGGGATTCGAGTGCAACCCGCTAGCCGCCTTGATGCAGTATTAGAGGGTTTGTTTGGATAA
- a CDS encoding TlpA family protein disulfide reductase, producing the protein MPYAIRFLKRSLLAAGLLALSFGTQAQGTVTLTGRVTSRTSDTVAVSVRENPLDPKEQITYARLNDKGEFQMALKLDGPARADLVHGDDVTDLFLEPGDAMDIRFKGSDMASSVKYKGRGSEANTYLTEMDEQFVENEGFQVLPENIMLYEPAFLSFLDYRRKQEQKFLTHAIEDNHFSEAFKKYAQAEIDYSYANDRLTFQDLREQIVATEGRLKMTPTYYDFLNDKTLINNEAAMRSEAYQEFLLNYVHYTAIANGKQRTFPDFYQVCYDIAKTQLGGVVRPIIMGRILQESFRFGHVKQSAAMLADFKTIDTNNRYFPVLQHDFETHKAFAIGSPAPDFKLLAANGDTVRLQDFRGKLVYLNFWRTTSGLCLRDLPYAADLARKFQGKNIVFVNIALDDNEGAWKQLVVGKKLAGIQVHQNGGTRSQIARAYALEDVPAYFLLAEDGTFLNTKPKRLSSHAAIDEIKESFGKAGTYTSLMPSEATAK; encoded by the coding sequence ATGCCATACGCTATTCGCTTTTTAAAGAGGAGCCTGCTGGCTGCGGGCCTTCTGGCCTTATCTTTTGGCACTCAGGCGCAGGGTACTGTTACGCTCACAGGCAGAGTAACAAGCCGCACTTCTGATACGGTGGCAGTATCAGTACGCGAAAATCCTTTAGATCCAAAAGAGCAAATCACTTACGCCCGTCTCAACGATAAAGGGGAGTTCCAGATGGCGCTCAAGCTCGACGGCCCGGCCCGCGCCGACCTCGTGCACGGCGACGATGTAACCGACCTGTTTCTGGAGCCCGGCGATGCCATGGATATTCGCTTCAAAGGCAGCGACATGGCCAGCAGCGTCAAGTACAAAGGTCGCGGCTCGGAGGCCAACACCTACCTCACCGAGATGGACGAGCAGTTCGTGGAGAACGAGGGTTTTCAGGTGCTACCCGAAAACATTATGCTCTATGAGCCCGCCTTTCTTTCGTTTCTTGATTATCGGCGCAAGCAAGAACAAAAGTTTCTAACGCACGCCATCGAGGACAACCACTTTAGCGAAGCTTTCAAGAAATACGCGCAAGCTGAAATCGATTATAGCTACGCCAATGACCGCCTTACTTTCCAGGATTTGCGGGAGCAAATTGTGGCAACTGAGGGACGGTTAAAAATGACGCCCACGTACTACGACTTCCTGAATGACAAAACCCTCATCAACAATGAGGCGGCTATGCGCAGTGAGGCGTATCAGGAATTCTTACTGAACTACGTGCACTACACCGCTATTGCCAATGGCAAGCAGCGTACTTTCCCCGACTTTTATCAGGTGTGTTACGACATTGCCAAAACTCAACTTGGTGGTGTCGTACGGCCCATTATTATGGGTCGGATATTGCAAGAGTCGTTTCGTTTTGGGCACGTAAAGCAGTCGGCGGCTATGCTCGCCGATTTCAAAACGATAGATACCAACAACCGGTACTTCCCGGTACTTCAGCACGATTTCGAAACCCACAAAGCCTTTGCTATCGGTTCACCAGCGCCTGACTTTAAGTTGCTGGCTGCCAACGGTGATACCGTGCGGCTTCAGGATTTCCGGGGTAAGCTCGTATACCTAAACTTCTGGCGCACAACCAGCGGTCTGTGTTTGCGCGACTTACCTTACGCTGCCGACTTGGCGCGTAAGTTTCAAGGCAAGAACATTGTGTTCGTCAACATTGCTCTCGACGATAATGAGGGTGCCTGGAAGCAGTTGGTAGTAGGTAAGAAACTAGCTGGCATTCAGGTGCACCAAAATGGTGGTACCCGCTCGCAAATAGCCCGTGCTTACGCTTTGGAAGATGTGCCAGCGTACTTCTTGCTCGCCGAAGATGGCACCTTCCTCAACACCAAGCCCAAGCGTTTAAGCAGCCACGCCGCCATCGACGAAATCAAAGAATCATTTGGCAAAGCCGGTACCTATACGAGCTTGATGCCTTCTGAAGCCACGGCCAAATAG